A section of the Clostridium omnivorum genome encodes:
- the uvsE gene encoding UV DNA damage repair endonuclease UvsE — translation MRIRFGYVAIALNLPKVTSSSTVTYKNYSKLETEEKKLNKLKQVTLSNINDLYKILQYNVEKQIHFYRITSALVPLATHPEVLWEYRKMFNKDFSILGKLIKESNMRVDTHPDEFNVINSIREEVVEATKRNLWQHVHLFEDMNYPLGKMVLHVGSSQGGKEASMERFIHNFNAYPREITGKIILENDDKTFTAEEVLKICEEVKTPMVLDVHHHLCNNNGNSLEPIIKDIFNTWKGQPFPPKIHFSSPKESEYDRKHADFIKAEDFIAFVELCKPINMDFDVMIEAKQKDLALFKLVEDIKAVRTDWHFVDNATLEL, via the coding sequence ATGAGAATCCGTTTTGGATATGTGGCTATAGCACTAAATTTGCCCAAAGTTACTTCTTCAAGTACTGTAACCTATAAAAACTACAGTAAATTAGAGACTGAGGAAAAAAAGCTTAACAAATTAAAACAGGTCACTCTTTCAAACATTAATGATTTATATAAAATACTTCAGTATAATGTAGAAAAGCAAATACATTTTTACAGAATAACTTCAGCTCTTGTACCTCTTGCTACACACCCAGAGGTGCTTTGGGAATATAGAAAAATGTTTAACAAGGATTTTTCTATACTTGGAAAATTAATTAAAGAAAGTAATATGAGGGTAGATACTCATCCAGATGAATTCAACGTAATAAATAGTATAAGAGAAGAAGTTGTTGAGGCTACTAAAAGAAATTTGTGGCAGCATGTACATCTGTTTGAGGATATGAACTACCCTTTGGGTAAAATGGTACTTCATGTAGGCAGCAGTCAAGGTGGAAAAGAAGCTTCTATGGAGAGGTTTATACATAATTTTAATGCCTATCCTAGAGAAATAACTGGAAAAATCATACTAGAAAACGATGATAAAACCTTTACTGCTGAAGAGGTGCTTAAAATATGTGAGGAAGTAAAAACTCCCATGGTACTAGATGTACATCACCACCTCTGCAATAATAATGGAAATTCTCTTGAACCTATAATTAAAGATATTTTTAATACTTGGAAGGGACAGCCTTTTCCTCCTAAGATTCACTTTTCAAGTCCTAAAGAAAGTGAATATGATAGAAAGCATGCAGACTTTATAAAAGCAGAGGATTTTATAGCCTTTGTAGAGCTGTGCAAGCCCATAAATATGGATTTTGATGTGATGATAGAAGCAAAGCAAAAAGACTTGGCATTATTTAAATTAGTAGAAGATATAAAGGCTGTAAGAACTGATTGGCACTTTGTAGATAATGCAACCTTGGAATTATAA
- a CDS encoding radical SAM/SPASM domain-containing protein — translation MKRFKKVYIEITNVCNLSCSFCPITQRAPEFMNLETFENILLQIKPYTDYIYLHVKGEPLLHPDIEKMLDLASEYGFKVNITTNGTLIGRVKDKILYKKSLRQVNFSLHSFDANTQNITIDEYLDNIFTFTREAAKNTEVLVSYRLWNLEEEKLRTARENNTAYAGENQHILERIETAFDLDYKIEEVLVGNRGIKLLPKVYLNQAYEFKWPELQLEESDNKGFCYGLKDQIAILVDGTVVPCCLDGEGIINLGNIKESSFETIINDKRAKDIYEGFSRHEVVEELCKKCDYRRRF, via the coding sequence ATGAAAAGATTTAAAAAAGTTTATATAGAAATAACCAATGTATGCAACCTAAGCTGCAGCTTTTGTCCTATAACTCAAAGAGCTCCTGAATTTATGAACCTTGAAACCTTTGAAAATATATTGCTTCAAATTAAGCCTTATACTGATTATATTTATCTACATGTTAAGGGTGAGCCCCTATTGCATCCTGATATTGAAAAGATGCTAGACCTAGCATCTGAGTATGGTTTTAAAGTTAATATAACCACCAACGGTACTCTTATTGGCAGGGTTAAAGATAAAATACTATATAAAAAGTCTTTAAGACAGGTGAATTTCTCACTTCACAGCTTTGATGCAAATACTCAAAACATAACTATAGATGAATATTTAGATAATATTTTTACCTTTACAAGGGAAGCAGCTAAGAACACTGAAGTACTTGTTTCCTATAGACTCTGGAATCTAGAAGAAGAAAAGCTTAGAACAGCTAGAGAAAATAACACAGCCTATGCTGGTGAAAATCAACACATATTGGAGAGAATTGAAACCGCCTTCGATTTAGATTATAAAATTGAAGAAGTGCTAGTAGGGAATAGAGGTATAAAGCTTCTTCCTAAGGTATATCTAAACCAAGCATATGAATTTAAATGGCCTGAGCTTCAGCTTGAGGAATCCGACAACAAAGGCTTCTGCTATGGTCTTAAAGATCAAATAGCAATTCTAGTGGATGGCACTGTAGTCCCCTGCTGCTTAGACGGTGAAGGCATAATTAACCTAGGTAATATAAAAGAAAGCTCCTTTGAAACCATCATAAATGATAAAAGAGCTAAAGATATATATGAAGGCTTTTCTAGACACGAAGTAGTGGAGGAGCTATGCAAAAAGTGTGATTACAGGAGAAGGTTTTGA
- a CDS encoding lysoplasmalogenase — MKKDNVIKSLVVIVISMYIIFLFTDIGFKNVANIYSTMLKFSTIVFCFLIALLIGNDGIDKIDTTFVQLARFFTLLADLSLVILYRFELGIGCFCIVQFIYILRHGRGKSFKSIATRLIITMLLFGIVYIKIPIPNIDKSMYILALLYASLLINSVIMAVTTYNRKFYSRLSCTLIAIGMVLFFLCDINVGLYNVIDFHDIEFIRVNSKEFLVGFLMWFFYLPSQLLLTLSGFNQNYLKKLFG; from the coding sequence ATGAAAAAGGATAATGTTATAAAAAGCCTTGTAGTAATAGTAATATCAATGTATATTATATTTTTATTTACTGACATAGGTTTTAAAAATGTAGCAAATATTTATTCTACTATGCTAAAATTCAGTACTATTGTTTTTTGCTTTTTAATAGCTCTATTAATTGGAAATGATGGCATAGATAAAATAGACACAACTTTTGTACAGCTGGCAAGATTTTTTACTCTTCTAGCAGATTTATCATTGGTGATTTTATACCGCTTTGAACTAGGCATTGGCTGTTTTTGCATAGTTCAATTTATATATATATTAAGGCATGGAAGAGGAAAGTCATTCAAAAGTATTGCAACTAGACTTATAATCACTATGCTTTTATTTGGAATTGTCTATATAAAAATACCTATTCCCAATATAGATAAATCAATGTACATATTGGCTTTATTATATGCTTCACTACTAATAAACAGTGTAATTATGGCTGTTACAACTTACAATAGGAAGTTTTATTCTAGACTTTCCTGTACACTAATTGCTATAGGGATGGTTTTATTTTTCCTGTGCGATATAAATGTAGGACTTTATAATGTAATTGATTTTCATGATATTGAATTTATAAGGGTCAACAGTAAAGAGTTTTTGGTTGGATTCCTAATGTGGTTTTTTTATCTTCCATCCCAGCTATTGTTAACCTTAAGTGGGTTTAACCAGAATTATCTAAAAAAGCTGTTTGGATAA
- a CDS encoding heavy-metal-associated domain-containing protein, whose product MQTVHYNVSGLANSQSKTKVLNALDKIEGVQEVDVDLARGTIEVEYNSPANPEKIKICIENTGYEIQD is encoded by the coding sequence ATGCAAACAGTTCACTATAATGTATCAGGTTTAGCAAACTCACAAAGCAAGACGAAGGTATTAAATGCTCTTGACAAAATAGAAGGAGTTCAAGAAGTTGATGTGGATTTAGCAAGGGGGACTATAGAAGTTGAGTATAATAGTCCTGCAAACCCTGAGAAGATAAAAATATGTATTGAAAACACTGGATATGAAATTCAAGATTAA
- a CDS encoding carbon-nitrogen family hydrolase, giving the protein MKLGLAQMKIEFENKALNREKCSKFIAEAALNQVDLLLFPEMSLTGFSMKVEAMGETDSSTLHWFKEQAVVHNINLGFGHIEKTSEKGKNKFSIVSSDGNKLCTYTKIHPFSYGTESEFYTGGNEIVYTSLKNFQITPFICYDLRFPEIFQIASKSCQLITVAANWPKARREHWITLLKARAIENQCYIAGVNAVGSINNLEYSGDSMIIDPLGNILTQCSDSEALLIADLDINEVNTLRKSFPIKDDRRENLYSAISLK; this is encoded by the coding sequence ATGAAATTAGGCCTTGCTCAAATGAAAATTGAATTTGAAAACAAAGCTTTAAATAGAGAAAAGTGTTCTAAATTTATAGCTGAAGCAGCTTTAAATCAAGTAGACTTATTACTTTTTCCCGAAATGAGCCTCACTGGCTTTTCTATGAAGGTTGAAGCTATGGGAGAAACTGATAGTAGTACTCTTCACTGGTTTAAAGAGCAAGCTGTAGTGCATAATATAAATCTTGGCTTTGGACATATAGAAAAAACCTCAGAAAAAGGTAAAAATAAGTTTTCCATAGTATCCTCTGATGGAAATAAGCTATGCACATATACAAAAATTCATCCTTTTTCCTACGGTACAGAGAGTGAGTTTTATACAGGCGGAAATGAAATAGTATATACCTCTCTAAAGAACTTTCAAATAACTCCTTTTATCTGCTATGATTTAAGATTTCCAGAAATCTTTCAAATAGCTTCAAAGTCCTGTCAGCTTATAACTGTAGCTGCAAACTGGCCAAAGGCTAGACGAGAGCACTGGATTACACTTTTAAAAGCACGTGCTATAGAGAACCAATGCTATATAGCTGGAGTAAATGCTGTAGGCAGCATCAACAACCTGGAGTATTCCGGTGATTCTATGATAATAGATCCACTAGGAAATATTTTAACTCAGTGTTCTGACAGTGAAGCGCTATTAATTGCAGATTTAGATATAAATGAAGTTAATACCTTAAGAAAATCCTTCCCAATTAAAGATGACAGAAGAGAAAATCTATACAGCGCTATAAGCTTAAAATAA
- a CDS encoding exonuclease SbcCD subunit D, protein MRILHTSDWHLGKNLEGFSRLEEQEQFLEELIEKIEENNIDLVIIAGDIYDNGNPPARAENLFYNALKRIAKGGKRAVLVIAGNHDNPERLVAASPLAYEHGVILLGTPKSCALTGSFGGFEIVEAGEGYVEISIGNEKAVIITLAYPSEKRLNELLTKDLEETERRRSYSERVGELFSKLSDKYREDTINLAVSHIFVAGGETTDSERPIQLGGSLTVDAEVLPEKAQYIALGHLHRPQRVKGAKTKAYYAGSPLQYSKSEIGYSKCAYIVEVKAEEEAKVEELFFRNYKPIEVWKCNGVEEAIERCRENSERNIWVYLEIKTDNYITQEQIKQMKELKKDIIEIHPVIEGMEESAVDYESFREKSMAELFKEFYLKERKVDPSNEVMDLFLNIVMEGEEMDEAKETEN, encoded by the coding sequence TTGAGAATTTTACATACATCTGACTGGCATCTTGGAAAAAACTTAGAAGGCTTTAGCAGACTTGAGGAGCAGGAGCAGTTTCTTGAGGAGCTTATAGAAAAGATAGAAGAGAATAATATAGATTTGGTTATTATTGCAGGAGATATATATGATAATGGAAACCCTCCAGCAAGGGCGGAAAATTTATTTTACAATGCTCTTAAGAGAATAGCAAAGGGCGGAAAAAGAGCAGTGCTTGTAATAGCTGGAAACCATGACAATCCAGAGAGATTAGTAGCTGCAAGCCCACTTGCTTATGAGCATGGAGTAATATTACTAGGAACTCCAAAGAGCTGTGCTCTTACAGGCAGCTTCGGAGGTTTTGAGATAGTTGAGGCGGGAGAAGGCTATGTGGAAATAAGCATTGGAAATGAAAAGGCAGTAATAATTACACTAGCTTATCCTAGTGAGAAGAGATTAAATGAACTTTTAACTAAGGATTTAGAGGAAACTGAAAGAAGAAGAAGCTACTCAGAAAGAGTTGGAGAATTGTTTTCAAAGTTATCAGATAAATATAGAGAAGATACTATAAATCTAGCAGTATCCCATATATTTGTGGCGGGAGGAGAAACTACAGATTCTGAAAGACCAATTCAGCTTGGAGGCAGTCTTACTGTAGATGCAGAGGTGCTTCCCGAAAAAGCTCAATATATAGCACTAGGACACCTTCATAGGCCTCAAAGGGTTAAAGGTGCCAAAACTAAAGCTTATTATGCTGGTTCACCACTACAATACAGCAAGAGTGAAATTGGGTATAGCAAATGTGCATATATAGTGGAGGTTAAAGCAGAGGAAGAAGCAAAGGTAGAGGAATTATTTTTTAGAAACTACAAGCCTATAGAAGTGTGGAAGTGCAATGGAGTTGAAGAAGCCATTGAAAGGTGCAGGGAGAATAGCGAAAGAAATATATGGGTTTACCTTGAGATAAAAACTGATAATTATATAACCCAAGAGCAGATAAAGCAGATGAAGGAGCTAAAAAAGGATATTATAGAAATACACCCTGTAATAGAAGGTATGGAAGAATCTGCGGTAGACTACGAAAGCTTTAGAGAAAAGAGCATGGCAGAATTATTTAAGGAATTTTATTTGAAGGAAAGGAAAGTTGACCCAAGTAACGAGGTTATGGATTTATTCTTAAACATAGTAATGGAAGGAGAGGAAATGGATGAAGCCAAAGAGACTGAAAATTAA
- a CDS encoding AAA family ATPase, with protein MKPKRLKIKGLNSFIETQDIEFDRLTEKGLFGIFGPTGSGKSTILDAITIALYGKIARDSSEFINTECDTLSISYEFEIGDGNSRCFYVVDRNIKRDKNGKYKTTLARLMDSNEILAEGSREVQGKIEMLIGLTCDDFTRSVVLPQGKFSEFLKLTGRERRDMLERIFSLEKYGKGLGDKIKKVKNSKLKEMDILSGELKRYDNLSEESYEEAVKQFNVLTAEQRLLKSKKDDLDKQYESYKSIWELQQELKQYEDKEIELKQQLSDIEQCKLTLKKAQAAEKVKPFIEDVKGIEAKIKENEENIKNTITQLNLSKEKLAAIETSYMEALNNKEKLVPELIKKEAELLQAIEIQKKIKALEEDRDKLAEEYKGIHEKLKELLTLINNTSELREKDAVLLEELEKKIVASAVEPEYREKVQKAAIKEEEYNNSSEQLKDKEQKIKLKLESIASLEALHKKALSLQAAKEKEIKDIELFKGNLEKNCPGDNALLLKMQNDILSFREKLSEAEKNYEKNIELKEKLNLVLEKKSLVQKQFEDTSRQLDGKQKRLQDLRLKLEEHQRNNIASSLSSALEEGSPCPVCGSTHHPNLAVQVEEANIKKLAEDIDTLINEVDRLQKENKQWEIELAAVLPQENQFTEEISSVIERIKDINIEELRSEKIVKEQLFNDIKASIEKWNMEVKSCEEKLSALKDEKSKLDRDEIKYNEALNSDKAVVAELNNEYNNLKIKFEALSSEYEKLNGELKLDNIKQKLQELRTLEIEGKKLQQREKETRQKLSTYDKQKESYTLEKSKLDIKLAEILNSGKEKRASIDLHKEEIKKLSNDKEPISYLSEVREQIVKLNELEANIKKQLEVEKEKVKQLQEKNISEKQEELTLKQLYKDQSEKLAISLKESSFENIEEALDNMLDKQSMESLDKKISDYGESYNKVKLQIQSIKDKLQGKTVDQEQWDKLKLERTAAAEALDEMLKEIAKCQQIIEVMKSELQKLKGLLDKKKELEHISSLLDDLDKLVQGNKFVEFVALNQLRYITMEASKRLKDITRGRYALELDSDGNFTMRDDFNGGVVRPTNTLSGGETFLTSLALALSLSSQIQLKGSAPLEFFFLDEGFGTLDNELLEIVMSSLERLHSDRLSVGIISHVEELKSRVPVKLIVEPAAPGQGGSKIRIDYT; from the coding sequence ATGAAGCCAAAGAGACTGAAAATTAAAGGGCTTAACAGCTTTATAGAGACTCAAGATATAGAGTTTGACAGGCTCACTGAAAAAGGACTATTTGGAATTTTTGGTCCTACTGGAAGTGGTAAGTCTACAATCCTTGATGCCATTACTATAGCACTATATGGAAAGATAGCAAGAGACTCAAGTGAGTTTATAAATACAGAATGTGATACTCTTTCTATAAGCTATGAATTCGAAATTGGGGATGGAAATAGCAGATGCTTTTATGTGGTAGATAGAAATATTAAAAGGGACAAGAATGGAAAGTATAAGACAACCCTAGCTAGACTTATGGATAGTAATGAGATTTTAGCTGAGGGGTCTAGGGAAGTTCAAGGAAAAATTGAAATGCTTATAGGACTTACCTGCGATGATTTTACCCGCTCAGTAGTGCTTCCTCAAGGAAAGTTCAGCGAATTCTTAAAGCTTACAGGCAGAGAGAGAAGAGACATGCTTGAGAGGATTTTTAGCCTTGAAAAGTATGGAAAGGGCCTTGGAGATAAGATAAAAAAGGTTAAAAATTCAAAGCTTAAAGAAATGGACATTTTAAGTGGAGAGCTGAAGCGCTATGATAATTTGTCAGAGGAGAGCTATGAGGAGGCTGTAAAGCAATTTAATGTGCTTACAGCAGAGCAAAGGCTTTTAAAGAGCAAAAAGGATGATTTGGATAAGCAATATGAAAGCTATAAGTCCATATGGGAACTACAACAAGAGCTTAAACAATATGAAGATAAAGAAATAGAACTAAAGCAGCAGCTGTCAGACATAGAACAGTGCAAGTTAACTTTGAAAAAGGCTCAGGCTGCAGAAAAGGTTAAGCCCTTTATTGAAGATGTGAAGGGAATAGAAGCTAAAATTAAAGAGAATGAAGAAAATATAAAGAATACCATTACTCAGTTAAATTTATCGAAAGAAAAATTAGCTGCTATAGAGACCTCTTATATGGAAGCATTGAATAACAAGGAAAAGCTTGTACCAGAACTTATTAAAAAAGAAGCAGAACTTCTGCAAGCTATTGAAATTCAAAAGAAAATAAAAGCTTTGGAGGAAGATAGAGATAAATTAGCTGAGGAGTACAAAGGCATTCATGAAAAGCTTAAAGAACTTTTGACTTTAATAAATAATACCAGTGAACTTAGGGAAAAGGATGCAGTTCTCTTAGAAGAACTTGAAAAGAAAATTGTAGCCTCGGCAGTAGAGCCAGAGTATAGAGAAAAGGTTCAAAAGGCAGCTATAAAAGAAGAAGAATATAATAATAGTTCTGAACAATTAAAGGATAAAGAGCAAAAGATTAAATTAAAGCTTGAGAGTATAGCATCCTTAGAGGCTTTACATAAAAAAGCACTAAGCTTGCAGGCTGCTAAAGAAAAAGAAATTAAAGACATAGAGCTTTTCAAAGGCAATCTAGAAAAAAATTGCCCAGGAGATAATGCTCTGCTGCTTAAAATGCAAAATGATATTTTAAGCTTTAGAGAAAAACTAAGTGAAGCAGAAAAAAATTATGAGAAGAACATTGAGCTAAAGGAAAAGTTGAATTTAGTGCTGGAAAAGAAGAGCTTAGTTCAAAAGCAGTTTGAGGACACCTCAAGACAGCTAGATGGAAAGCAAAAGCGTCTACAGGACTTAAGACTAAAACTTGAGGAGCATCAAAGGAATAATATTGCAAGTTCCTTATCTTCAGCATTAGAAGAAGGTAGTCCTTGCCCTGTATGCGGTTCAACACATCACCCTAATTTAGCGGTACAGGTAGAAGAAGCTAATATTAAAAAGCTTGCTGAAGATATTGATACTCTTATAAATGAGGTAGATAGACTGCAAAAGGAAAATAAGCAGTGGGAAATTGAACTAGCAGCTGTGCTTCCACAGGAAAATCAATTTACTGAAGAAATTAGTAGTGTAATTGAAAGGATTAAGGATATAAATATTGAAGAACTAAGAAGTGAAAAGATAGTAAAAGAGCAGTTGTTTAATGATATAAAGGCATCCATAGAAAAGTGGAATATGGAGGTTAAAAGCTGTGAAGAAAAACTCTCAGCACTTAAGGATGAAAAGTCAAAGCTAGATAGGGACGAGATTAAGTATAATGAGGCTCTAAATAGTGATAAAGCTGTAGTTGCAGAATTAAACAATGAGTATAATAATCTGAAAATAAAATTTGAAGCATTGAGTAGTGAATATGAAAAATTAAATGGGGAGCTTAAGCTTGATAATATAAAGCAAAAGCTTCAAGAATTAAGAACTCTTGAAATAGAAGGGAAGAAGCTTCAGCAAAGGGAAAAAGAAACACGCCAAAAGTTAAGCACTTATGATAAGCAAAAGGAGTCCTATACATTAGAAAAATCTAAACTGGATATTAAGCTTGCCGAAATATTAAACAGTGGTAAGGAAAAAAGGGCAAGTATAGACTTGCATAAGGAAGAAATAAAAAAGCTTTCTAATGATAAAGAACCTATTTCCTATTTATCTGAAGTAAGGGAGCAAATAGTAAAACTTAATGAGTTGGAAGCAAATATAAAAAAGCAGCTTGAGGTAGAAAAGGAAAAAGTTAAGCAACTTCAAGAAAAGAATATAAGTGAAAAGCAAGAGGAATTAACTCTAAAACAGCTTTATAAAGATCAAAGTGAAAAGTTAGCAATTTCCTTGAAGGAGAGTTCTTTTGAAAATATAGAAGAAGCACTAGATAATATGCTGGATAAGCAGTCTATGGAAAGTTTGGATAAAAAGATATCAGATTATGGGGAAAGTTATAATAAGGTTAAGCTTCAAATACAAAGCATCAAAGATAAGCTTCAAGGTAAGACAGTAGATCAGGAGCAGTGGGATAAGCTTAAGCTAGAAAGAACAGCTGCTGCTGAAGCATTAGATGAAATGCTTAAGGAAATAGCTAAATGTCAGCAGATTATTGAAGTTATGAAAAGCGAGCTTCAAAAGCTTAAAGGCCTTTTAGATAAGAAAAAGGAGCTTGAACATATAAGCAGTCTACTTGATGATTTGGATAAGCTTGTACAAGGAAATAAGTTTGTAGAATTTGTAGCGCTAAATCAGCTTAGATATATAACTATGGAAGCTTCAAAAAGGCTTAAAGATATAACAAGAGGGCGATATGCACTTGAACTGGACTCAGATGGAAACTTCACTATGAGAGATGATTTTAATGGAGGAGTTGTAAGACCTACTAATACCCTATCAGGAGGGGAAACCTTCCTAACTTCCTTGGCATTAGCTCTGTCCTTGTCCTCTCAAATTCAACTTAAAGGAAGTGCACCGCTTGAATTCTTCTTCCTAGATGAGGGCTTTGGTACCTTGGATAATGAGCTTTTAGAAATAGTAATGAGCTCTCTTGAAAGGCTGCACAGTGATAGATTAAGTGTGGGCATTATAAGCCACGTAGAAGAGCTAAAGAGCAGGGTGCCGGTAAAGCTTATTGTAGAACCAGCAGCTCCAGGGCAAGGCGGCAGTAA